A genomic window from Solanum dulcamara chromosome 11, daSolDulc1.2, whole genome shotgun sequence includes:
- the LOC129873225 gene encoding uncharacterized protein LOC129873225 has product MTHSLALTSTALIRYGIGPKIGALPRANEPSRSSSRLFRIQAVQDNGGGPPRRLIDIIRIVPEISRNYFKSPSRRALFGGISLLGGFYVAQTISLSFGALGVNDVIAAVVCVLITEYVTRFYYSRLKVTFPIALLNNFKMGFTYGLFIDAFKLAS; this is encoded by the coding sequence atgaCTCATTCTCTAGCTTTAACATCTACAGCCCTAATTCGATATGGCATTGGTCCAAAAATTGGGGCTTTACCTAGGGCAAATGAGCCATCAAGATCATCATCGAGATTGTTCAGAATTCAAGCTGTGCAAGATAATGGAGGAGGTCCTCCTCGGAGGCTAATTGACATTATTCGTATTGTTCCAGAGATTTCGAGAAATTATTTCAAAAGTCCTTCACGGAGGGCACTTTTTGGAGGTATATCATTGCTGGGTGGATTTTATGTGGCGCAGACAATTTCTCTATCTTTTGGAGCTTTAGGAGTGAATGATGTGATTGCTGCCGTAGTGTGCGTCTTAATTACTGAGTATGTGACGCGATTCTACTACAGTCGGCTTAAGGTGACTTTTCCGATTGCTCTTTTGAACAACTTCAAGATGGGTTTTACGTATGGTCTGTTCATCGATGCCTTCAAACTTGCCAGCTGA